From the Lactuca sativa cultivar Salinas chromosome 9, Lsat_Salinas_v11, whole genome shotgun sequence genome, the window gtcgaaacttagaaaaatcataacttcctcatacgaagtcagatttgggcgttccttttatgcacactctcggtttaacgaaatctacgacttttgtttagattgctaaggctaaatatcgctctatcttaaattcatattttacgtcactcgacgtcgtgccggttctgtcgcgaaacttcgacaggtcataacttcttcgttataactcggattttggcattccttatatcttcggaatccttgtttcaaccactacaacattatgcaaagatatcgagcttatctcacactttaattttgacgcttattttattcttaattcattaaattataaaaatcaagaaaataaacacataattcacataatccacaaataatacatttttattatttcaaatttagttacaaaggttaacctagactattaaattgctaaaaatggcaagcccagaaacacgggcgttacagtttagatcttcaagatcatcatctttcaccaagaatacgcacttgttcttggtggccatGAACCCCCAAGgtcttccaaatcgtaagtatcctttccatatactTGTTACCTATTAGAAACTCTTGAAGCCTCATAAAACAAACACCCTTTAAGCATTAATCAAGAACCAAAATGCATGAACTTcaagggtttatggtcgtaaacccttcttggggccgtaaacccttcttagCTTATGAGGTGGTCGTGAACCCTTcatccatggccgtaaaccctcctTAGACCAAGCTTGTGCCGTGaacacttcaagtgttcttggccgtaaacacacccATGGTCGTAAACACTCAtcagtgtggccgtaaactctcttttatcaatcatatgtgattgatacacTCCATTGTGAGATTTTCCTAGTTCCTAAGGACGTTTCCCATACATTTTTAGTTGTTATGTACACTAATTGtacacatatatgtgttattacatGTTTATTAGGATCTGTTTGTGCTCGGGTTGCCACTTGgcatacttagcatcctatattgATCTTTCATCTGAatcactcactacaagtgagttcatacccctacaactacaattttaaatacttttaaatgatttagggggggggggaatacaagtataacacaatgaAATTGTGTTAATCATTTTACATATGAAAACTACAttcaaaaggatttcttatactcaaaCTTGTTGAAAACTCTTTTAAAGCTTTTATAAACTTCTTTATATCAAATCATATTCGTCTATctatttatgtataagtatgctttaacagACTTAGGACTATTGATAGATACCTTGCctcccgttccttgtttggttgtgggctcggGGTAGGATCACTACTCCGAATGTTGGTTAGATCATAGTTATACTTATTAAATAGGTATGTGAATATCAAACCCATTTTAAGGATTTTACTTAACTTAGTTGCTTGGTAAGTAATTGAGTCTTTTCTATACATCAGTAACAGTTAAACATttatactagtaaactataataggtatagtttagtgaattactacttactatttctaaAACAATGAAACTTACAAAaatcagttcatacatgagtcagttcaaacatactatacactagaacagaaagaacatactatacactagaacagaacatactatacaaatacaataacaaagataacattaatgtgagtcaCTACTTTATGGCATGGCATTATACtattgtgtcacgttttgtaaccagagtctccgggaaggagagTGTGAGAtcatgtatatatctatacgggattgaccatcctacaccttgttgctagctacagtgggacctgcaggtctacaggtgacaaatgtcataccatttcgatgtctTTGGAATGTCGTGatttatactagtcaatcaagcatagttataatctcatcacattgtgccttaattaaacaaattggttttaaggtagttagcacttcagtagttactatatacaatactactgcATAtttttattttcccattacaatCATATAGTGATCTTAtcacataaaaggtaatgtaaATTATTTTctagtaatgatagtcatacttgggaaaaacactcacttttgcaaaagaacaaacatacagaacaactgggtcttggtagaagactactttccatTTTAGTAgataatataggattttctaggaagtatacaaacatatacattcaaacatttacaaacattttcatgaaactaATGCAAACTTTTGaatactaaaatacttatgaactcaccagcttaaatttgatctactctttcaaaataacttgtattctcaggtcaccagtagacaggtacagatggccaggttttgagaagacggagcactttcagacttgtattttattttgatatatatatatatatatatatatatatatatatatatatatatatatttggtgtcTTACAAATACATTCAGAACACATATgtataaattatactattaatgaaatggatgatgttgttgcttgttttactattgtgtattgttatgatactgaacatgacgtcctctgcccccgaacatttccgccgttccggtttgggggtgtgacagtattatCATGTTACATTATTATGCGATAgcggtagggggtgaaatagtcgcctgttatcggttgaaagatacagatggggaggttagctcccggtTACCGATTAAAAGATACCGAATGAGAGGTTAGCTCttggttactggttgaaagataccgaaggggaggttagtttccgggtaccggttgaaagataccgaggaaTAGACACTATTATGTGGTGTGTGGTATGATGAGggggggaactcaccaagcttcgtgcttacgagtttcagttttggtttcaggtacctcttcatctaaagGGATGGAGGCGGCTgggtagcagcgcatcgcacacaTATGATTCCGCACACATATGGTTTCAAGTACTCTGACTTTATACTATTTGACATTATGGTTTTTGAGAAAATGTAACTATGGTTTTATGGTTTGATGTGATATCAATACTGTTTTTCCTTAAACAATTTTACAAGTAAtataaattaaaacaaaattttttgtctcgatttttgggatgttacattgaaCATATTATCTCGGGACAATTTTGAATGAATTGTCGATTCTAATTAGCCCTTTTTACCGGTTGATTGGTAGCATATACgtggtaaagggtaaaactggaaATTCATGGTATTTTTTTTTCCATAGGGACCTTTTTTTAATTAAGTATGGACTATTTCTGTAAAACATTTCTGCATAGGACTTGTTTTGTAATCTTATTTATACaatattaaatgaattgaaatatCAGCAGTGATAAATGGCATTTTCTTCAAACTTTAGTTTCTTTTATACAtacatatttgaaaaaaaaaacctctGTTCTCATGCGTGTTTATGCTATTTTTTTTCAGGTAAATGAATGACGTGGTATCACTGACAACTCAATTTATCATAATCTGATACTTCCATTCCTCTGTCATTCAACTCATTAGCTCACTTTTGATTCAAAAAGGAGAGATAAGTCAAATTTTTTCACCTGTTCATTTTGTCTTATTCTTATTTCATAACCGATATAATGATGCAATTCTTCTATGATTAGTGTATGTTCTTACCTGAGAACCTCTTATAGCCTTTCTTTCTTACCATCAGTATAATTGTTTATGCAAATTTGAATTCTATATGGCTAATAGATTGGTGGAAGGCTATCTATATTGTCTTCATACTTAATAAACTCTTAAGTAGAGTTATATGTTGTTTTAATTCGAGTTTTAGTTTACCATGTCGAATTGTAGATTTGAATTCTGAATTTTGATTGATTATGTTTCAGAAATAATGTTTTTATAGTTATTACTCTCATTTAATTGAAAGTCAAATTTCTTTTACAAATTTGATCCTCTTTTGATTTGGGTGTCTCCTTAAAAATGGATAATTTAGAGCTTCTTTTGATTATCATTTGTACTTATAAATTCACTTCTTTTTGTTGAAGTTATAGTTTGATATCTTTTCTATACTTGAAACAGATTTGATGATGGACAAGTGATTAATACTATTGAAATGAGATAATTATAATTATGTATTTTCCTTTCTAATCATTATATATAAATCTTATGGTTTTGTATATGATAATGTCACAAAATGGAAAATGTTAGGATTCTCATAAAAACtataaaaacattttataaaaaaatgatatttaatCATAAAGACTTTCATATACAttacattttattaataaaatactcattttctagaaaatgaaaaaaaattcggGAACAATTCATTAATATCAGATGAAACATGGTTAAACACGTTCATATGACAACATCAAAACACATAAGTAACAGCAACTAACCCCCACAACGCGAGAGTGATATTATGGAATTGTTcctgaattaaaaataattaggaTAACGTAGGGAATGAGGAGCATTGTCCTTTCGATCATTTGTGGGGCCCATATCATAATTACAATATATAAGAATTTCATATATGTCATTTTTAggcatcaaaatatcatatttatccaacttaatttctaaatatcatatttacccttcataaaatttttaaatatcatatttaccattcataaaatttcaaaatatcatacatgtcttttttaaaaatcaaaatatcatatatactcttcttaaatatcaaaatatcgtaTATGTCATTGTCAAACATCAAAATGTCAATGGTAATATGTAAAATATCATCCATCTACAATATGATAATAATCAACAACAAAAAGTAAACAGTCAAAATATATATTCCATATGGAGGGTTGAAAATGAATCTTTTTGTTTGTCAAGATAACGACATTCCAACAATTTAGAAGTTCACATTTGACATTCCATTATTATAGACGTAAGGATAAtattgttaaaattttaattattataataattttaaggtataaaaaatgattataaaatattaaaaacattataaaaaaagatttggacaaatatgatattttgaaggtttttgaaaaataaatatgatattaaaaatttaaactgaataaatataatattttaaattttaaaaaggaTATACATGAAATTCTTTCTTTCATAAAATTCTTTTGTGGGCAGGAGGAGTTTAAATTGACAGCTTCCTAATTCATTCTTTCTTTCATAAAATTCTTTTGTGGGTAGGAGGAGTTTAAATTGACTGCTTCCTAATTCTTTCTTATTTGCTTGGGAAAAGGGCCAAATATTGATGGGATAGACTTGGTGGTGGGCTCCATATTTGAGACCAAATCCATTGGACCTTCTAGATCTTTTTGACGATATGTTTTATTATTTTGGGAAGGGGCTTTTTCATTAAACTTAAGCAACACCTCCTTCACTATTgtctaaatttttttatttagaaattaaatatcctcatgTTTTTTTGTTTCTAAATATCTTTCTATCCAATAAAATAGTGATGTTTCTAAATATCTTTCTATCCAATAAAATAGTGACCTGTTTAACATTTAATActcatttaatgatattttaggatactaatatgacacatgtcatcaaTTAAATGGATAGGAAGATTTGTAGGATTAAAAGGtagaaaaaatatttaatttctcttttttaaATTGTTTCAACTAATAGAAGTTTTGGAAATTGAGCCTTCACGATTGGATTCATAAATGTCACCATAATTAGGTAAAAATTAATGTcaatattataaatttataattctaTTAACTAAAAatttctaaatactcctcatttGTAAATCAAGTAAGACACTTAGTTACCATTAAGTAAAAACTTCTTTAAGATAACCAAACCAAATTCCTAATTCTATTACAAAATTCATGCGAAACCATTAACAGAAAATCCTCCATCAACAGCAATTGTTTGGCCAGTGATGTAAGAAGCAGCAGGTAAACAAAGGAACGCCACCATTGACGACACTTCATTTGCTTCTGCAACACGTTTTAGAGGAGTTCTTGATACCACTCTTTCCAAATACTCCTCATTTGCTAGCACCTACATAAAACAATTtggtaatataaattataaaattccaGCATGATCATAGAGAAAGAAGGGAAAGAGGAGAAGATATTACTTGTTGGGCAAGTGGAGTTTTAGTGTACCATGGTGCTACACTATTACTCCGAATGTTATCTTTAGCCCATTCACATGCTAAATTCTTTGCAAGTTGATTCATTGCACCTTGAAAAATGgaagttaaaagttaaaaacttaaATCCCTTTTCCATGAGAAATTAGAGTCTCGAAATTAGGAAAATTGGATAAGGGAAAGTGTATATATATACCTTTGGTGGCTCCATAGATGGAGCCAGAAGAAAGGTGAATAGAACCTGCAACAGAGGAAATGAACACGATGCTTCCAACTCCAGAAGCTTTTAAAAGAGGGTGTGAAAGTTGACACATATGGTATGAAGATTCCAAATTGGTAGACATGAGCTTGGAATACTCTTCTGGAGTGTAATCGGTTGTAGGTTTCCTGATGTTTGTTCCAACATTGTTTATCTACAGGAAAGAATTCAATGGAAGTACGTGTTCTTACAAATGTGGATTTTGTAAAATCATTCGTAAAAGTCATTGTTGTTTAAACTAGAAATGGCTAGCCATTATTAAAAATATCTTAAAGGAAAGAGCACAAACGAATTGTGGATCTAGAATTGGTTTCAAAGCTTTCAAAATGTAACAATTGAACGAACTATGGATATAGAAACAGAAACTTGTTTCAAAATAGGGAGTTTCTCCCTAATAATTCGCAGTAACAAAATCGATTTGGGGAACGTTAACATTAGTAACAAAATCGAAAGAACTTACAAGAATGTTGAGCTTTCCATTGAAGACAGAGGAGACTTTTTCTAGAAGCTGTTCGCGTTGAGGTCGAGAAGCTGCGTCGCAGACGGATCCGGTGACGGAGAAGCCCTTGACGGACCATTCCTGTAAGCGTTGATTGAGCTCAGCCTCGTTGCGAGAGCAGGTGTGCACCGCCGCCCCTAACCCTGCCAATTCCTCCACCACAGCGTAGCCGATACCACGTGTGCCGCCGGTGACGAGAGCAGTCATTCCGGCAAGAGACCATCTGGAATTTGTAGTTGCAGAACTGCTCTCCGCCGTCGTCATAATCTTTGTATCCTGATTTGCGACGTTTCTTTGGCAAAGACAATTTCTTCCGCTTTTCAATTGATGTTCAGTTGTTCACAGTTTCACACCCTTTTGTTGCAATGCAACGTGGCATTTTATTTTATCCAAATTcgtataaataaaatattaacaaatatatattattattattattgtcagcaattttaaattaataattttaaattaataattcttCAACTAATTTATTATAATACATTTTAAGTATTTTAGATAAATTATAAGCATTATCAGTATAATGGATTTAAAAGTATCAAACAATAGCTCACATATTATCTAATTTAAAGTTCAATCATCTCATTAGTCGTTATCCATAAAAATAAATCGATTTAGATAGatatattttatgtaatattattTCAATGAAATATATTTATAGGTTGTGTGGTGAATTTGGAATTATGATGTAAGttttatatttaacattttatttatacatttataatttttaatgaatttgaaaactatctttttatacatgttttattatatttaaaattttaatatttataatttattttaaactATCTATTTTAaggaaaaattattattataaaaagtaaattttaataaacatttttttttgttaatttaacatttttatttagatcttttatttaaaaaattttaacTATTTAGAAAAAAATAGGTTTtgaatatattatataaaaattatgTTTTGAAATTAACATCATATTTAGATTAACAAACTAACTATATTACAGtgagaataaaaaaataatattgaaaTTATAATAATATTGGATTTAATGTATTAattgaaaaagaaattaaaaggtttgaggtttcaaatgaatgtgacgAAAAGAAAAATACTTACTTTATAAGTATATGTAGATATAAACTAGGTGATAGagtcatgtaatacatgagtttatttagatgaaaaataaaatatgaaattctaaacatgtgataagtttgaatttataagaaaagtgataaaaatattgaattattaaaattaaagttttttttctcttttaaatttaaacaaataatttagataaataagcAAATGAAACTAATGAGACTTTATGTaggaatttttaaattaaaaggaaagttcattaatgaaattgatatgcattaattattacatttaaatattatatgtattttaataaaatagagcaaccataaaatgacatgtggaaaaaaaaactaatttaaaataaataaaaaatgacaTGTTGCAAAATGAATAAGAGTATTTTATGTGGCAAAAAAATCTCTTTCTCTCTATACATTTGTGCTTAAACGTTAATTCATGTATTTTCGATTATGCAATTCATAATTCTACAATTGTCATTTCCATGAGATACTACATGTGATATCAAAGCTTAATCTTGGAGGTTTAAGCAACTATTTCAAGAACAATGATCCTAAATAAGAACATTTTTATGTAATCGACAAAATGTTCGAAATATTTGGTGAGTCTCTCCAATCGATCTATTTTCTTTTCATGCTAAATTTGTTGATCCAGTTTAATTTCTAGCCCACTTTTCAACACTAAAGCCAAATTCAAAATCATATGATTACTTAGCCcaattcaaactcaaaatctcATTAATGTTCATCGATTCATTCTCTTTGGCCCAAATTACAATGACATTTTTTAGCCCAAATTGATTTATCTTATCTTTTATTAGTGTTTGTTAGGACTGATAAGCCCAACAAAATAAAGGGGTACAAAACGCTACTTTGCACTAAAAATGTAATACAATGTAAGCAGGGTCTATCCATAGAGACAAGGGCAAATGCTTATACCTTTTTTTGTAAGGTACAATATTGCTCATAGAAGTTTGGGGTTGATATACAACAATTTAAAAAGGATAATAAAGAAATAAGTTAATGACCGattaaatgaaacaaattcaGGATTTGTGAGAACTACAACTCTATGCAATACAATTTAGCAACGTGATTCCAAGGATGGTATGATATCTactctattggattaggtgtctaagctcataactattttggtatgtatttgacccgattatgagcatggtctttttggattgccttctccatagcaactgataggatgaattaaagagaaagatgattaattatgatttattaatatattatgagaataatatattaaaagagaaatcatatcgtttaattaatattagtcaagaattaattaagaattaatttagtggctaAAAGTGAAGGGTCTAgtttatggtttgggctaggaTATTTGATGTATAGGTCTTAATGGGTCTTTTGTCTTGTAATAGAGTGTTttggaagagtttacggccagaggtttatggccgtaaataggtttacggccgtaaacctgtttacggccaatGTTTCCCTATTATAGGGTGTGTTTGAGTCAGTTGCAGGTTGTTGTCGATCCATAAAGTTTACAGTCATTTGTGTTTGTCCAAGTTGTACCCGACGTTTCTTTGATATAAACGTGTGCTAAGCTTGGTTTAAtcttcttctactccattcttaTCTTGTTTGATTGTTAGTTGCTTGATTACTAGTTAAGATCCATGTTTCTAgggccttacaattggtatcagagcttggattgtatcaatcaattttgttaGATCTAGAGTttttttgatcttatttttgaaggatttttatgtttttggatagatcttggcaaaataaggaggggtttgttcttcgcgtttttcataaaaacgagtttttgatcgagttttggagcaaaaagggtgaaaaacatCGTTTTTCTTCGCATCTGAAGCAGGGTTTACggcctcggagtttacggcctcggAGTTTACGACCTCGGAATTTACGGCCCCAGAGTTTACGACCTCGGAGTTTATGGCCAGAGTTTACGGCCTCGCCTCAGTGTTTATGGctatatatgtgtttacggttgtgtgtacggccgtacacaggtttacggccgtaaacccgtgtACGGCCAACTGTCTCATATATATAAGGTAAGGAGTGCTTGAGAGAAAAAGGGGGCTAAAGAAGAAGAGcattttgtagagagagaaactagagagaagattagtgtgtgtgagagaatctaatgtgtatggagcatcactcatatctttgaatacatcataaattcaagttattcttcttctccttctcttctattttgatctagcatcatccgtttgattgggattccgcaccatcaaacggatctgattgatgcacaagcagattggggacttacaagtggtGGATTTTGAGACGCAAAAGCTCAAACATGGAATATTACAAAGACTTTCATGATTTCAGTTCATGGACAAGGGTTGATCTTTTAGAACTATCTAGTGCTCCATTTGCAAATCCATCAGGTGATCCACGGGCAACTCATTTCAAGCTTTATCTGGAGAACCAAGTAAAGAAGGGATTTCCTAACATGAAGACCGTTGAGTCCATCATTAAAAGATTCCCTCACGTACTAGATCCCAAGACAAACCA encodes:
- the LOC111912418 gene encoding tropinone reductase homolog At5g06060, translating into MTTAESSSATTNSRWSLAGMTALVTGGTRGIGYAVVEELAGLGAAVHTCSRNEAELNQRLQEWSVKGFSVTGSVCDAASRPQREQLLEKVSSVFNGKLNILINNVGTNIRKPTTDYTPEEYSKLMSTNLESSYHMCQLSHPLLKASGVGSIVFISSVAGSIHLSSGSIYGATKGAMNQLAKNLACEWAKDNIRSNSVAPWYTKTPLAQQVLANEEYLERVVSRTPLKRVAEANEVSSMVAFLCLPAASYITGQTIAVDGGFSVNGFA